Proteins found in one Miscanthus floridulus cultivar M001 chromosome 4, ASM1932011v1, whole genome shotgun sequence genomic segment:
- the LOC136549202 gene encoding uncharacterized protein, whose product MDGGEPPPADDPARLIFLDAGRTEDVEALALAAPGGLVAAGGLATAPAAGGRAATPTGGLDAAADGQQLSPGALGLAAEGAGRLANAGQGGDGQVLPIDAVAHARSLLPTVCHPAIEYNLPVLEVERSQVNDVENMERVDWTTLQIVETRDDEGRIELMSESQMCELLGLADEGTSNIPTQGFDRRMDEQGNDNELGEDVDGAAIPTSDVVPGEIVISYDKNNPSLEVGTQYPTMEEFKLAVRTYAIKKEFHLGVEKSTTKKYRGFCKSGDESTGPCPWRINGSKLDGSSTVEVTVLVDKHECVSSQRMQVTTPSCKWVASRAVDILRVEPNIGTKELKTRLETNPLHRCSIGYDTVQRGKKRALEEIYGKWSDSFELLFRWKAEVMKRSPGSVVEIDLLEVDGEIYFHRFFCALKPCIDGFLEGCRPHLSVDATALNGRWNGHLAAAVGVDGHNWMYPVAYGFIAQETTDNWTWFMEQLKKAIGDLPLLAVCSDACKGLENAVKNVFPNAEQRECFYHMVRNFKKRFRGFGQIYPAARAYTEEIFYDNIAKMISESAASVQWLQANHKLLWYRCGFNPEIKCDYITSNIAETFNNWIRDHKDLPVADLADKIREMIMVLWNKRRIIAYRLPEGRILPSIMVQLRANTRGLGHLKIVPCSNWSAEVWDHSGAVSVRHIVKLGQRTCTCLEWQHTGKPCQHVLAYATRQRGVDLEQFVHDYYSVSRFRAAYGREIEPMTDKTQWPHVDLPFGVGAPLAKLSVGRMRKLRIKGWDEGGHRKKGKSTNEVEGEKGWDEGEGDNDTVPTNAKGQKMIRGPMTCKRCGEKGHRQASSKCPYNGTAKKR is encoded by the exons ATGGATGGAGGAGAACCGCCGCCTGCCGATGATCCCGCGCGGCTCATCTTCTTGGACGCAGGGAGGACCGAAGACGTGGAAGCCCTAGCCCTAGCCGCCCCTGGTGGCCTGGTGGCCGCGGGAGGTCTGGCCACGGCCCCTGCTGCTGGTGGCCGGGCGGCCACGCCTACAGGAGGTCTGGACGCGGCCGCTGATGGGCAGCAACTGTCGCCGGGCGCCCTAGGGCTGGCCGCGGAGGGCGCTGGACGGCTGGCCAACGCCGGCCAAGGTGGAGATGGCCAAGTGCTGCCCATAGATGCCGTTGCCCATGCAAGGTCACTGCTTCCTACTGTTTGTCATCCGGCAATAGAGTACAACCTGCCTGTTCTTGAAGTGGAAAG GTCTCAAGTAAATGATGTGGAAAATATGGAAAGAGTTGATTGGACAACATTACAAATTGTGGAGACACGTGATGATGAGGGACGAATTGAACTTATGAGCGAGAGTCAAATGTGCGAGCTTTTAGGCTTGGCAGATGAGGGCACATCAAATATACCTACACAAGGATTTGATCGTCGAATGGATGAACAAGGCAATGATAATGAGCTTGGTGAAGATGTTGATGGTGCTGCCATTCCTACTAGTGATGTTGTACCGGGTGAGATTGTCATTTCATATGATAAGAACAACCCATCATTGGAGGTTGGGACACAGTACCCAACAATGGAAGAGTTCAAGTTGGCGGTGCGGACATATgccatcaagaaggagttccattTAGGAGTAGAGAAGTCAACTACGAAGAAATATAGGGGTTTTTGCAAGTCTGGTGATGAATCGACGGGCCCTTGTCCTTGGAGGATAAATGGCTCTAAACTGGATGGCAGCTCTACTGTGGAG GTAACCGTGTTAGTTGATAAACATGAATGTGTGTCTAGCCAGAGGATGCAGGTTACAACTCCAAGTTGCAAGTGGGTAGCTAGCAGGGCTGTGGATATCCTTAGAGTTGAACCAAACATTGGTACCAAGGAACTAAAAACGAGGTTGGAGACAAACCCACTGCATAGGTGTTCAATTGGATATGACACTGTACAGCGGGGTAAAAAAAGAGCTCTTGAAGAGATTTATGGGAAATGGTCAGATAGCTTTGAGCTATTGTTTAGGTGGAAGGCCGAGGTGATGAAGCGGAGTCCTGGGAGTGTCGTTGAGATTGATCTTCTTGAGGTAGATGGTGAGATATATTTCCACCGTTTTTTCTGTGCCCTGAAACCATGCATTGATGGATTCCTGGAAGGTTGTAGGCCTCATTTGAGCGTAGATGCTACAGCACTTAATGGGAGGTGGAATGGTCATTTGGCTGCAGCAGTAGGAGTTGATGGTCACAATTGGATGTATCCAGTCGCTTATGGCTTCATAGCTCAGGAAACAACAGACAACTGGACTTGGTTCATGGAACAATTAAAGAAAGCTATAGGTGATCTTCCACTCCTTGCTGTTTGTTCCGATGCTTGCAAGGGCTTGGAGAATGCAGTGAAGAATGTATTCCCCAATGCAGAGCAAAGGGAATGCTTTTATCATATGGTTAGAAACTTCAAGAAGAGATTTAGAGGGTTTGGCCAAATATATCCTGCTGCAAGAGCTTACACAGAGGAGATTTTCTATGATAATATAGCAAAAATGATAAGTGAATCAGCTGCATCAGTGCAATGGTTACAGGCCAATCATAAGCTATTATGGTACAGGTGTGGTTTCAATCCAGAAATTAAGTGTGACTATATAACTAGTAACATTGCTGAGACAtttaataactggattagagaccATAAGGACTTACCGGTTGCTGACCTTGCTGATAAGATCAGAGAAATGATCATGGTACTGTGGAACAAGAGAAGAATTATTGCATACAGGCTACCTGAAGGCAGGATACTCCCATCTATTATGGTTCAGCTAAGGGCAAACACTAGAGGTTTGGGGCACTTGAAAATTGTACCATGTTCTAACTGGAGTGCAGAGGTGTGGGACCATAGCGGCGCCGTTTCTGTGAGGCATATTGTCAAGCTAGGCCAAAGAACATGTACTTGTCTAGAATGGCAGCACACTGGTAAGCCATGTCAACATGTACTGGCCTATGCAACCCGCCAAAGAGGAGTGGATCTAGAACAGTTTGTGCATGACTACTACTCTGTGAGTAGATTTAGGGCTGCTTATGGTAGAGAGATTGAGCCAATGACAGATAAAACACAGTGGCCACATGTTGACCTACCATTTGGCGTTGGTGCACCTCTAGCTAAATTATCTGTTGGAAGAATGAGGAAACTAAGAATCAAGGGATGGGATGAAGGTGGACACAGGAAGAAAGGAAAATCTACCAATGAGGTTGAAGGTGAGAAGGGATGGGATGAGGGTGAAGGTGATAATGATACTGTTCCAACAAATGCAAAGGGACAGAAGATGATCAGAGGACCTATGACTTGCAAAAGATGCGGAGAAAAAGGCCACAGACAAGCTAGTTCCAAGTGCCCATATAATGGGACCGCAAAAAAGAGGTAA